The Vicia villosa cultivar HV-30 ecotype Madison, WI linkage group LG1, Vvil1.0, whole genome shotgun sequence genome includes a region encoding these proteins:
- the LOC131632839 gene encoding transmembrane 9 superfamily member 11 encodes MESFCKFKLWVMVFCLVFQSGFGFYLPGSYPHNYAVGDELSVKVNSITSIGTEMPFSYYSLPFCKPQGGVKDSAENLGELLMGDRIENSPYRFKMYTNESEVFLCQVDKLSGDQFKILKERIDEMYQVNLILDNLPAIRFTKKDEYFLRWTGYPVGIKIQDVYYLFNHLRFNVLVHKYEETNVARVMGTGDAAEMIPPVGKEGSDKPGYMVVGFEVVPCSILHNANSAKNLKMHEKYPSPIKCDPSTVAMPIKEGQPIAFTYEVTFEESDIKWPSRWDAYLKMEGAKVHWFSILNSLMVITFLAGIVLVIFLRTVRRDLASYEELDKEAQAQMNEELSGWKLVVGDVFRAPSNPALLCIMVGDGVQILGMAIVTILFAALGFMSPASRGTLITGMLFFYMILGIAAGYVAVRLWRTLGSGDQKGWISVAWKAACFFPGIAFLILTVLNFLLWGSHSTGAIPFSLFVILLLLWFCISVPLTLVGGYFGAKAPHLEYPVRTNQIPREVPQQRYPSWLLVLGAGTLPFGTLFIELFFIMSSIWMGRVYYVFGFLFIVLILLVVVCAEVSLVLTYMHLCVEDWRWWWKSFFASGSVALYIFLYSINYLVFDLKNLSGPVSATLYLGYSLFMVLAIMLVTGTVGFLSSFWFVYYLFSSVKLD; translated from the coding sequence ATGGAGTCTTTTTGCAAATTCAAATTATGGGTCATGGTTTTCTGTTTAGTGTTTCAATCAGGGTTTGGGTTCTACCTTCCGGGTAGTTACCCTCATAATTATGCTGTTGGTGATGAGTTGTCTGTGAAGGTGAATTCTATTACTTCAATTGGTACTGAGATGCCGTTTAGTTATTATAGTTTACCCTTTTGTAAGCCTCAAGGTGGTGTTAAGGACAGTGCTGAGAATCTCGGTGAACTCCTCATGGGGGACCGGATCGAGAATTCACCGTATAGGTTTAAGATGTATACGAATGAGTCTGAGGTTTTTTTGTGTCAAGTTGATAAGTTGTCTGGAGATCAGTTCAAGATCTTGAAAGAGAGGATTGATGAGATGTATCAGGTTAATCTTATACTTGATAATTTGCCGGCTATTCGGTTTACGAAGAAAGATGAGTATTTTTTGAGATGGACTGGGTATCCGGTTGGGATTAAGATTCAGGATGTGTATTATTTGTTTAACCATCTTAGGTTTAATGTTCTTGTGCATAAGTATGAGGAGACTAATGTGGCTCGTGTTATGGGGACGGGTGATGCGGCTGAGATGATTCCTCCTGTTGGTAAGGAGGGGTCGGATAAGCCGGGTTATATGGTTGTTGGGTTTGAGGTTGTTCCTTGTAGCATTTTGCATAATGCTAATTCGGCTAAAAACTTGAAGATGCATGAGAAGTACCCGTCGCCTATTAAATGTGATCCGTCTACTGTGGCAATGCCGATTAAAGAAGGCCAGCCGATTGCGTTTACCTATGAGGTGACCTTTGAGGAGAGTGATATCAAGTGGCCGTCTAGATGGGATGCTTATTTGAAGATGGAGGGAGCCAAAGTTCATTGGTTCTCGATTCTCAATTCGTTGATGGTGATCACTTTTCTTGCTGGTATTGTTCTTGTTATCTTTTTGAGAACCGTTAGGAGAGATCTGGCTAGTTATGAGGAGCTTGATAAGGAAGCTCAAGCTCAGATGAATGAGGAGTTATCTGGTTGGAAGCTTGTTGTGGGGGATGTTTTCCGCGCTCCATCGAATCCTGCTTTGTTGTGTATAATGGTTGGTGACGGAGTTCAGATTCTAGGGATGGCTATTGTGACAATATTGTTTGCTGCACTTGGATTTATGTCACCGGCCTCTCGCGGAACACTTATCACAGGTATGCTGTTTTTCTACATGATACTTGGTATTGCTGCTGGTTATGTTGCAGTTCGACTATGGAGAACACTCGGAAGCGGTGACCAGAAGGGTTGGATTTCAGTTGCATGGAAAGCTGCCTGTTTCTTCCCTGGTATTGCCTTTTTGATCCTCACAGTCTTAAACTTCCTATTATGGGGAAGCCACAGTACCGGAGCCATTCCATTTTCACTCTTTGTTATATTGCTTTTGCTTTGGTTCTGCATTTCTGTCCCACTTACACTTGTCGGTGGTTACTTCGGAGCAAAAGCACCCCACCTCGAATATCCCGTCAGAACCAACCAAATCCCTAGAGAAGTTCCTCAACAACGGTACCCTTCATGGCTTTTAGTTCTAGGTGCCGGCACCCTTCCATTCGGAACCCTTTTCATCGAGCTCTTCTTCATCATGTCCAGCATTTGGATGGGTCGCGTGTACTACGTTTTCGGCTTTCTCTTCATTGTTTTGATCCTACTCGTGGTGGTTTGTGCCGAGGTATCTCTTGTTCTAACTTACATGCACCTCTGCGTGGAGGATTGGAGATGGTGGTGGAAATCGTTCTTCGCCTCTGGTTCTGTCGCATTGTACATCTTTTTGTATTCCATAAACTATCTCGTATTCGACCTCAAGAATCTGAGTGGACCTGTTTCCGCAACACTTTATCTTGGATATTCACTCTTCATGGTTCTAGCAATCATGTTGGTGACAGGCACAGTTGGATTCCTCTCTTCATTCTGGTTTGTGTATTACCTGTTCTCTTCTGTGAAATTGGATTGA
- the LOC131632846 gene encoding uncharacterized protein LOC131632846 isoform X1 translates to MGGGSRRGRGRGRSNNSGSGSGNPKIRKRGSVAREALFVEGGFLSDWTPSSSNRNSGRNGGSNNKSGSLRRGEASISENGFAKSLGTTIGFNYSSPDVKEVSRVGIGNSNEDSNLNQMLQPFVSMDSQQSQIIAHEDQTPPPSKHNSVEYSYSYGDFVLGDSSHRGLGFPAEHDKTPSGIGTSSEQMLQSTPILDSPSFEKDVGSDEGIKCELSNQMEEDLPSKVSSTRNSGFLSIGGLKLYTEDISDNESEENDIEASFDEDDSMSSEPEEGLGSSESNYSADSSDSDSDIDDDVATDYLEGVGGSQNIIDAKWLLDPVTDESDDDGSSSGSYGEALEKLGGISLQDASREYGMKNAQPWRKRSVKKHVPFTLDDLMLEKDPRTISARKKHVPRFPHSWPSHAQKSKASKRIHGEKKKLRKERIAVKRRERMLHRGVDLEKINSKLEQIVLGKVDMFSFQPMHSRDCAQVQRLAGIYQLRSSCQNSGKRRFVTVMQTHSTSMPSSSGRQRLEKLLGADDEEADFSVTDPMNKKSVSESRRLRKKNAKRNDFRLLELQSGQSKTPKNSASKSSSKVKDKKGSGQKISYASQPMSFVSSGTIHAETVQVIALDTEETDTANKKGAASSADIGSFEVHTTGFGSKMMAKMGYTEGEGLGKNSQGIAKPIEVVKRPKSLGLGVEFSSNVDEPAPARDKSFGTSEKRTKSSGTGSFEKHTKGSSSIGSSGKHRKRSSTSGIGSFENHTKGSSTSGIGAFEKHTTGFGSKMMAKMGFVEGSGLGRESQGITAPLGAVRLPKSRGLGAKG, encoded by the exons ATGGGCGGTGGAAGTAGAAGAGGGAGAGGTAGAGGAAGATCCAACAACAGCGGAAGCGGCAGTGGAAACCCTAAAATccgcaaaagaggttcagtcgcTAGAGAAGCACTTTTCgttgaaggtggattcttatcTGATTGGACTCCTTCCTCCTCCAATCGCAATTC AGGTAGAAATGGTGGTTCCAATAACAAATCTGGGAGTCTACGGAGAGGAGAAGCATCCATTTCTGAGAATGGATTTGCAAAATCTTTGGGGACTACTATTGGATTCAATTATTCTTCACCTGATGTTAAG GAGGTCTCGCGTGTTGGGATTGGGAACAGCAATGAAGATAGTAATTTAAATCAGATGCTCCAACCTTTTGTTTCGATGGATTCCCAGCAGAGTCAAATTATTGCTCATGAAGACCAGACACCACCTCCTTCAAAGCACAACAGTGTGGAATATAGTTACAGTTATGGTGATTTTGTTTTGGGAGACAGCTCTCATAGAGGATTAGGTTTCCCTGCTGAACATGATAAGACCCCAAGTGGCATTGGCACATCATCCGAACAGATGCTACAGTCAACCCCAATTTTAGATTCACCGTCCTTTGAGAAGGATGTTGGTTCTGATGAGGGTATCAAGTGTGAGTTAAGCAATCAGATGGAAGAAGACTTGCCATCAAAGGTGTCTTCTACGAGAAATTCAGGGTTTCTCTCTATTGGAGGTCTTAAGTTATACACAGAGGACATCTCAGATAATGAAAGCGAAGAAAATGACATTGAAGCCTCATTTGATGAGGATGATTCTATGTCTTCTGAGCCAGAAGAAGGACTTGGATCATCTGAAAGCAATTATTCCGCAGACTCATCTGACAGTGATTCAGACATTGATGATGATGTTGCAACAGACTATTTGGAAGGAGTTGGTGGTAGTCAAAACATCATTGATGCAAAATGGTTGCTAGACCCTGTTACGGATGAGTCAGATGATGATGGTTCTTCAAGCGGTAGCTATGGTGAGGCTTTGGAGAAGTTGGGTGGCATATCCCTTCAAGACGCCTCCAGGGAGTATGGCATGAAGAATGCCCAACCATGGAGGAAACGATCTGTAAAGAAGCATGTTCCTTTTACCCTGGATGACCTAATGCTAGAAAAGGATCCAAGAACCATTTCTGCTAGAAAGAAGCATGTTCCTCGGTTTCCTCATTCTTGGCCTTCACATGCTCAAAAGAGTAAAGCCTCCAAAAGAATCCACG GTGAAAAAAAGAAACTCCGTAAAGAAAGGATTGCTGTCAAGCGTAGAGAAAGAATGCTACACCGCGGTGTTGATCTCGAGAAAATTAATTCG AAACTAGAACAGATTGTTTTAGGGAAAGTGGACATGTTCTCTTTTCAGCCTATGCATTCTCGGGATTGCGCACAG GTACAGCGGTTGGCTGGAATTTATCAGTTGCGGAGCAGCTGCCAAAATTCTGGGAAAAGAAG ATTTGTGACAGTGATGCAAACACATTCTACATCAATGCCTTCTTCAAGTGGTAGACAGCGCCTGGAAAAG TTGTTAGGAGCTGATGATGAGGAAGCTGATTTTTCTGTCACGGATCCTATGAACAAGAAGTCAGTGAGTGAAAGCAGAAGATTGAGAAAGAAAAATGCTAAAAGGAATGATTTTAGACTGCTAGAACTTCAATCTGGCCAGAGCAAGACACCAAAGAACTCAGCTAGCAAAAGCAGCAGTAAGGTAAAGGACAAGAAAGGGAGTGGACAAAAGATTTCATATGCTAGTCAGCCAATGTCATTTGTATCAAGTGGCACAATCCACGCAGAAACTGTACAGGTCATTGCTCTGGATACTGAAGAGACTGATACTGCAAATAAGAAGGGTGCCGCCAGCTCTGCTGATATAGGTTCTTTTGAGGTACATACTACTGGTTTTGGTTCAAAAATGATGGCTAAAATGGGATACACAGAAGGAGAAGGATTGGGGAAAAATAGTCAAGGTATAGCAAAGCCCATTGAGGTTGTCAAAAGGCCCAAATCACTTGGGTTGGGTGTGGAATTCTCAAGCAACGTTGATGAGCCAGCGCCAGCTAGGGACAAGTCTTTTGGTACTTCTGAAAAGCGTACCAAAAGCTCAGGAACTGGTTCTTttgaaaagcatacaaaagggtCTTCAAGTATTGGTTCTTCTGGAAAGCATAGAAAAAGATCTTCAACTTCAGGTATTGGTTCTTTTGAAAATCATACAAAAGGATCTTCAACTTCAGGTATTGGCGCTTTTGAAAAGCATACAACAGGATTTGGATCTAAGATGATGGCAAAGATGGGGTTTGTTGAAGGTTCAGGATTAGGTAGAGAATCACAGGGCATTACTGCTCCGTTGGGTGCTGTTAGGTTACCAAAGTCCCGGGGACTGGGTGCCAaaggttaa
- the LOC131632846 gene encoding uncharacterized protein LOC131632846 isoform X2 yields MGGGSRRGRGRGRSNNSGSGSGNPKIRKRGSVAREALFVEGRNGGSNNKSGSLRRGEASISENGFAKSLGTTIGFNYSSPDVKEVSRVGIGNSNEDSNLNQMLQPFVSMDSQQSQIIAHEDQTPPPSKHNSVEYSYSYGDFVLGDSSHRGLGFPAEHDKTPSGIGTSSEQMLQSTPILDSPSFEKDVGSDEGIKCELSNQMEEDLPSKVSSTRNSGFLSIGGLKLYTEDISDNESEENDIEASFDEDDSMSSEPEEGLGSSESNYSADSSDSDSDIDDDVATDYLEGVGGSQNIIDAKWLLDPVTDESDDDGSSSGSYGEALEKLGGISLQDASREYGMKNAQPWRKRSVKKHVPFTLDDLMLEKDPRTISARKKHVPRFPHSWPSHAQKSKASKRIHGEKKKLRKERIAVKRRERMLHRGVDLEKINSKLEQIVLGKVDMFSFQPMHSRDCAQVQRLAGIYQLRSSCQNSGKRRFVTVMQTHSTSMPSSSGRQRLEKLLGADDEEADFSVTDPMNKKSVSESRRLRKKNAKRNDFRLLELQSGQSKTPKNSASKSSSKVKDKKGSGQKISYASQPMSFVSSGTIHAETVQVIALDTEETDTANKKGAASSADIGSFEVHTTGFGSKMMAKMGYTEGEGLGKNSQGIAKPIEVVKRPKSLGLGVEFSSNVDEPAPARDKSFGTSEKRTKSSGTGSFEKHTKGSSSIGSSGKHRKRSSTSGIGSFENHTKGSSTSGIGAFEKHTTGFGSKMMAKMGFVEGSGLGRESQGITAPLGAVRLPKSRGLGAKG; encoded by the exons ATGGGCGGTGGAAGTAGAAGAGGGAGAGGTAGAGGAAGATCCAACAACAGCGGAAGCGGCAGTGGAAACCCTAAAATccgcaaaagaggttcagtcgcTAGAGAAGCACTTTTCgttgaag GTAGAAATGGTGGTTCCAATAACAAATCTGGGAGTCTACGGAGAGGAGAAGCATCCATTTCTGAGAATGGATTTGCAAAATCTTTGGGGACTACTATTGGATTCAATTATTCTTCACCTGATGTTAAG GAGGTCTCGCGTGTTGGGATTGGGAACAGCAATGAAGATAGTAATTTAAATCAGATGCTCCAACCTTTTGTTTCGATGGATTCCCAGCAGAGTCAAATTATTGCTCATGAAGACCAGACACCACCTCCTTCAAAGCACAACAGTGTGGAATATAGTTACAGTTATGGTGATTTTGTTTTGGGAGACAGCTCTCATAGAGGATTAGGTTTCCCTGCTGAACATGATAAGACCCCAAGTGGCATTGGCACATCATCCGAACAGATGCTACAGTCAACCCCAATTTTAGATTCACCGTCCTTTGAGAAGGATGTTGGTTCTGATGAGGGTATCAAGTGTGAGTTAAGCAATCAGATGGAAGAAGACTTGCCATCAAAGGTGTCTTCTACGAGAAATTCAGGGTTTCTCTCTATTGGAGGTCTTAAGTTATACACAGAGGACATCTCAGATAATGAAAGCGAAGAAAATGACATTGAAGCCTCATTTGATGAGGATGATTCTATGTCTTCTGAGCCAGAAGAAGGACTTGGATCATCTGAAAGCAATTATTCCGCAGACTCATCTGACAGTGATTCAGACATTGATGATGATGTTGCAACAGACTATTTGGAAGGAGTTGGTGGTAGTCAAAACATCATTGATGCAAAATGGTTGCTAGACCCTGTTACGGATGAGTCAGATGATGATGGTTCTTCAAGCGGTAGCTATGGTGAGGCTTTGGAGAAGTTGGGTGGCATATCCCTTCAAGACGCCTCCAGGGAGTATGGCATGAAGAATGCCCAACCATGGAGGAAACGATCTGTAAAGAAGCATGTTCCTTTTACCCTGGATGACCTAATGCTAGAAAAGGATCCAAGAACCATTTCTGCTAGAAAGAAGCATGTTCCTCGGTTTCCTCATTCTTGGCCTTCACATGCTCAAAAGAGTAAAGCCTCCAAAAGAATCCACG GTGAAAAAAAGAAACTCCGTAAAGAAAGGATTGCTGTCAAGCGTAGAGAAAGAATGCTACACCGCGGTGTTGATCTCGAGAAAATTAATTCG AAACTAGAACAGATTGTTTTAGGGAAAGTGGACATGTTCTCTTTTCAGCCTATGCATTCTCGGGATTGCGCACAG GTACAGCGGTTGGCTGGAATTTATCAGTTGCGGAGCAGCTGCCAAAATTCTGGGAAAAGAAG ATTTGTGACAGTGATGCAAACACATTCTACATCAATGCCTTCTTCAAGTGGTAGACAGCGCCTGGAAAAG TTGTTAGGAGCTGATGATGAGGAAGCTGATTTTTCTGTCACGGATCCTATGAACAAGAAGTCAGTGAGTGAAAGCAGAAGATTGAGAAAGAAAAATGCTAAAAGGAATGATTTTAGACTGCTAGAACTTCAATCTGGCCAGAGCAAGACACCAAAGAACTCAGCTAGCAAAAGCAGCAGTAAGGTAAAGGACAAGAAAGGGAGTGGACAAAAGATTTCATATGCTAGTCAGCCAATGTCATTTGTATCAAGTGGCACAATCCACGCAGAAACTGTACAGGTCATTGCTCTGGATACTGAAGAGACTGATACTGCAAATAAGAAGGGTGCCGCCAGCTCTGCTGATATAGGTTCTTTTGAGGTACATACTACTGGTTTTGGTTCAAAAATGATGGCTAAAATGGGATACACAGAAGGAGAAGGATTGGGGAAAAATAGTCAAGGTATAGCAAAGCCCATTGAGGTTGTCAAAAGGCCCAAATCACTTGGGTTGGGTGTGGAATTCTCAAGCAACGTTGATGAGCCAGCGCCAGCTAGGGACAAGTCTTTTGGTACTTCTGAAAAGCGTACCAAAAGCTCAGGAACTGGTTCTTttgaaaagcatacaaaagggtCTTCAAGTATTGGTTCTTCTGGAAAGCATAGAAAAAGATCTTCAACTTCAGGTATTGGTTCTTTTGAAAATCATACAAAAGGATCTTCAACTTCAGGTATTGGCGCTTTTGAAAAGCATACAACAGGATTTGGATCTAAGATGATGGCAAAGATGGGGTTTGTTGAAGGTTCAGGATTAGGTAGAGAATCACAGGGCATTACTGCTCCGTTGGGTGCTGTTAGGTTACCAAAGTCCCGGGGACTGGGTGCCAaaggttaa